Proteins encoded within one genomic window of Tigriopus californicus strain San Diego chromosome 12, Tcal_SD_v2.1, whole genome shotgun sequence:
- the LOC131891766 gene encoding uncharacterized protein LOC131891766 isoform X2, whose protein sequence is MWLHVLVLIFCIHRIGPTSLEFWLTALDTTICNTTTVVSPHIYGPMNLAAGLQLCMAEPSHCDGLFWDFTAAEYHAFDLTGAIQCYGKFYAGNSQALSEQGQPKLWIKRSLIQSQGHEYFIALPNAGAAHGLTNRAAPIMGIPQITVLLDAFVPYQNGVLGCHLQDGYCHFLDLSLKTWTAFESFSPGSHLKGRLAQIYGHPIVIGGYSSISSSLPLKLTDSVQIYDPKDQTWKDAPRMIKARGMFTCHNLDFESIIVIGGYIDDSPGQTDQVERWTFGQSFWVALNPLPQAIGPHQSVVTGWPDGRKGILILGGRGGSPDPSALKNWAFFLDFQSMSWEDAPSQYLPEAMDFGELYYLRNMLYSIPMFQPTDDGSSSPGTVILTKDMSVFNSTWVESDVDIPAGTQNIFILGAQQVIITQN, encoded by the exons ATGTGGCTTCATGTATTGGTACTAATATTCTGCATTCACAGGATCGGCCCAACTTCCTTAGAGTTTTGGTTAACGGCGTTAGACACAACTATTTGCAACACTACTACGGTTGTCTCTCCGCATATCTACGG CCCAATGAATTTAGCCGCTGGTCTTCAATTATGCATGGCTGAACCGTCACATTGTGATGGCTTGTTTTGGGACTTTACTGCTGCCGAATATCACGCGTTTGATCTCACTGGGGCAATACAATGTTATGGGAAATTCTATGCAGGAAACTCTCAAGCTCTGTCAGAGCAAGGGCAACCAAAGCTATGGATCAAGAGGAGTCTCATTCAATCCCAGGGTCACG AATACTTCATAGCCTTGCCAAATGCTGGAGCAGCCCATGGACTCACAAATCGGGCAGCACCTATCATGGGCATTCCACAGATTACAGTCCTTTTAGACGCTTTTGTACCCTACCAAAATGGAGTCTTAGGCTGCCACTTGCAAGATGGATATTGCCATTTTCTAGACTTAA GCTTAAAAACATGGACAGCTTTTGAGAGCTTCAGCCCAGGTTCCCATTTGAAAGGCAGATTGGCGCAGATCTATGGTCACCCTATAGTTATTGGAGGCTATAGCTCCATCTCGTCTTCTTTACCTCTAAAGCTAACCGACTCAGTTCAGATCTATGATCCTAAAGACCAGACTTGGAAAGATGCCCCCAGAATGATCAAAGCCAGGGGGATGTTTACTTGCCACAATTTGGATTTTGAGAGCATTATTGTCATTGGTGGATACATTGACGACTCTCCAGGACAGACTGACCAAGTGGAGCGTTGGACATTTGGCCAATCATTTTGGGTGGCATTGAACCCCTTGCCCCAAGCAATCGGCCCTCACCAAAGCGTTGTAACAGGTTGGCCTGATGGTCGCAAGGGGATATTAATTTTAGGCGGGCGTGGTGGCTCCCCCGATCCTTCAGCTTTAAAGAACTGGGCgtttttcttggattttcaAAGCATGTCATGGGAGGATGCACCCTCTCAGTATTTGCCCGAGGCAATGGATTTTGGTGAACTGTATTACTTGAGGAACATGTTATATTCAATTCCAATGTTCCAACCCACCGATGATGGATCTTCATCCCCCGGAACAGTCATCCTGACCAAGGATATGTCGGTGTTCAACTCAACTTGGGTTGAAAGTGATGTGGATATACCCGCGGGcactcaaaatattttcatattggGCGCTCAGCAAGTTATCATAACTCAAAATTGA
- the LOC131891766 gene encoding uncharacterized protein LOC131891766 isoform X1, with product MWLHVLVLIFCIHRIGPTSLEFWLTALDTTICNTTTVVSPHIYGVCFKKQPIVSPMNLAAGLQLCMAEPSHCDGLFWDFTAAEYHAFDLTGAIQCYGKFYAGNSQALSEQGQPKLWIKRSLIQSQGHEYFIALPNAGAAHGLTNRAAPIMGIPQITVLLDAFVPYQNGVLGCHLQDGYCHFLDLSLKTWTAFESFSPGSHLKGRLAQIYGHPIVIGGYSSISSSLPLKLTDSVQIYDPKDQTWKDAPRMIKARGMFTCHNLDFESIIVIGGYIDDSPGQTDQVERWTFGQSFWVALNPLPQAIGPHQSVVTGWPDGRKGILILGGRGGSPDPSALKNWAFFLDFQSMSWEDAPSQYLPEAMDFGELYYLRNMLYSIPMFQPTDDGSSSPGTVILTKDMSVFNSTWVESDVDIPAGTQNIFILGAQQVIITQN from the exons ATGTGGCTTCATGTATTGGTACTAATATTCTGCATTCACAGGATCGGCCCAACTTCCTTAGAGTTTTGGTTAACGGCGTTAGACACAACTATTTGCAACACTACTACGGTTGTCTCTCCGCATATCTACGG ggtttgctttaaaaaacaacCAATTGTCAGCCCAATGAATTTAGCCGCTGGTCTTCAATTATGCATGGCTGAACCGTCACATTGTGATGGCTTGTTTTGGGACTTTACTGCTGCCGAATATCACGCGTTTGATCTCACTGGGGCAATACAATGTTATGGGAAATTCTATGCAGGAAACTCTCAAGCTCTGTCAGAGCAAGGGCAACCAAAGCTATGGATCAAGAGGAGTCTCATTCAATCCCAGGGTCACG AATACTTCATAGCCTTGCCAAATGCTGGAGCAGCCCATGGACTCACAAATCGGGCAGCACCTATCATGGGCATTCCACAGATTACAGTCCTTTTAGACGCTTTTGTACCCTACCAAAATGGAGTCTTAGGCTGCCACTTGCAAGATGGATATTGCCATTTTCTAGACTTAA GCTTAAAAACATGGACAGCTTTTGAGAGCTTCAGCCCAGGTTCCCATTTGAAAGGCAGATTGGCGCAGATCTATGGTCACCCTATAGTTATTGGAGGCTATAGCTCCATCTCGTCTTCTTTACCTCTAAAGCTAACCGACTCAGTTCAGATCTATGATCCTAAAGACCAGACTTGGAAAGATGCCCCCAGAATGATCAAAGCCAGGGGGATGTTTACTTGCCACAATTTGGATTTTGAGAGCATTATTGTCATTGGTGGATACATTGACGACTCTCCAGGACAGACTGACCAAGTGGAGCGTTGGACATTTGGCCAATCATTTTGGGTGGCATTGAACCCCTTGCCCCAAGCAATCGGCCCTCACCAAAGCGTTGTAACAGGTTGGCCTGATGGTCGCAAGGGGATATTAATTTTAGGCGGGCGTGGTGGCTCCCCCGATCCTTCAGCTTTAAAGAACTGGGCgtttttcttggattttcaAAGCATGTCATGGGAGGATGCACCCTCTCAGTATTTGCCCGAGGCAATGGATTTTGGTGAACTGTATTACTTGAGGAACATGTTATATTCAATTCCAATGTTCCAACCCACCGATGATGGATCTTCATCCCCCGGAACAGTCATCCTGACCAAGGATATGTCGGTGTTCAACTCAACTTGGGTTGAAAGTGATGTGGATATACCCGCGGGcactcaaaatattttcatattggGCGCTCAGCAAGTTATCATAACTCAAAATTGA